One window of the Triticum dicoccoides isolate Atlit2015 ecotype Zavitan chromosome 3B, WEW_v2.0, whole genome shotgun sequence genome contains the following:
- the LOC119276461 gene encoding 1,4-dihydroxy-2-naphthoyl-CoA synthase, peroxisomal-like, translating into MDAAERRLARVTAHLLPSSLPLASAPLLAPSPAAASSSPAGDSYRRVHGDVSSEPPEWRAATDEDGKGFVDIIYEKSVGEGIAKITINRPDRRNAFRPLTVKELMRAFNDARDDGSIGVVILTGKGSKAFCSGGDQALRDSDGYVDFDSFGRLNVLDLQVQIRRLPKPVIAMVAGYAVGGGHVLHMVCDLTVAADNAIFGQTGPKVGSFDAGYGSSIMSRLVGPKKAREMWFLSRFYAAEEAERMGLVNVVVPLADLERETVKWCRQILRNSPTAIRVLKSALNAADDGHSGLQELGGNATLIFYGTEEAKEGKNAYMERRRPDFSKFPRKP; encoded by the exons ATGGACGCGGCGGAGAGGAGGCTAGCTCGCGTCACGGCTCACCTCCTGCCCTCCTCCCTCCCGCTCGCCTCTGCCCCTCTCCTCGCGCCGTCCCCCGCTGCTGCGTCGTCGTCGCCCGCCGGAGATAGCTACCGGCGCGTACACGGCGATGTCTCGTCGGAGCCTCCTGAGTGGCGCGCGGCAACGGACGAGGATGGAAAGGGATTCGTCGACATCATCTACGAGAAGTCCGTCGGAGAGGGCATCGCCAAG ATCACAATCAACCGTCCTGATAGGAGAAACGCATTCAGACCACTGACTGTCAAAGAGCTGATGCGTGCCTTCAACGATGCTAGAGATGATGGTTCGATCGGAGTTGTCATATTGACAGGGAAG GGATCCAAGGCATTCTGTAGCGGTGGCGACCAAGCCTTGAGGGATTCTGATGGGTATGTTGACTTTGATAGCTTTGGCCGGCTCAACGTTCTAGACCTCCAG GTACAAATTAGGCGCCTTCCAAAGCCAGTTATAGCAATG GTTGCTGGTTATGCAGTTGGTGGTGGACATGTTCTGCACATGGTGTGTGATCTAACAGTTGCAGCTGACAACGCGATATTTGGGCAGACTGGTCCAAAG GTTGGAAGCTTTGATGCTGGCTATGGCTCTTCCATCATGTCTCGATTG GTTGGACCAAAGAAAGCCCGCGAGATGTGGTTTCTATCACGGTTCTATGCCGCTGAAGAAGCAGAGAGAATGGGACTCGTCAATGTAGTCGTACCA CTTGCTGATTTGGAACGCGAAACTGTGAAATGGTGCCGACAAATCTTAAGGAACAGTCCCACAGCCATTCGGGTGTTGAAATCTGCACTCAATGCAGCTGATGATGGTCATTCTGGTCTTCAG GAGCTCGGCGGGAATGCGACATTGATATTCTACGGTACTGAAGAGGCCAAAGAAGGAAAAAATGCGTACATGGAACGACGACGCCCTGATTTCTCAAAGTTCCCCCGGAAACCATGA